A region from the Branchiostoma floridae strain S238N-H82 chromosome 9, Bfl_VNyyK, whole genome shotgun sequence genome encodes:
- the LOC118422934 gene encoding WD repeat-containing protein 17-like has protein sequence MFSSEQAMAAGAPPLLSGRVSRDLRQRVEALPAQEQYIRGLQMFAEFFSPPNGTKNLWDLVSVIRGEEEGLNPQVYRKGIMHMKHLTSYKASEAQELEVVRMSKFGAGVGAQSREDRLRQAALIHVKLGNLQRYCELMVEVGEWEKALAVAPGVSMEYWKSLARRWAKQQVLEDNREAAPFCVAVGDVQGVVDFYTSRGELQDAMLVAQAAQEGGIKVGQATEYNNAAYNGVAEDGEDSWPLLHKTSRRLADWYFQDGQPMKAACCHLAVEDYRLAMSKLIRGNELELAISLGTTIGKTPRLTYLATELLAQRCTRINRWDLAVEMLQRLPNSEAALARFCISCSGGSAEINDLHAKAGFPDMEECYSKAQALQEEGGQEMDSVKYYLLSTCPEQGLELGLKVVKERMTTAGWTVQDVAELVQYMGCTRTDKLDSPKCTSLRSELLTISAYVGALLAVRRGYSAIVPALFQQTSMLVDKENSNWPFSKDQVEEELTAWKAEQVLSNERELKKDSSETSEVGLREGYQKALQRLLRKAGQEELDIEPGADHCTGSHLPSHSDVHVSFLSKTRIQIFQTFLHFNTLS, from the exons ATGTTCTCCTCAGAACAAGCGATGGCTGCGGGTGCACCTCCCCTGCTGTCTGGTAGGGTGTCTCGTGATCTCAGACAGCGCGTCGAGGCCCTCCCTGCCCAGGAACAGTACATCAGGGGGCTGCAGATGTTCGCAGAGTTCTTCAGT CCTCCTAACGGAACCAAGAACCTGTGGGACCTGGTGTCAGTGATTCGAGGGGAGGAGGAGGGGCTGAACCCACAGGTGTACAGGAAGGGCATCATGCACATGAAGCACCTCACCAGTTACAAGGcg TCGGAGGCCCAGGAGCTGGAGGTGGTGCGCATGTCAAAGTTCGGCGCCGGGGTCGGAGCCCAGAGCAGGGAGGACCGGCTACGGCAGGCGGCGCTCATCCACGTGAAGCTGGGCAACCTGCAGAGGTACTGCGAGCTCATGGTGGAGGTGGGAGAG TGGGAGAAGGCCCTGGCTGTAGCTCCTGGTGTTTCCATGGAATACTGGAAGTCCCTGGCAAGAAG ATGGGCCAAACAGCAGGTCCTTGAGGATAACCGGGAGGCGGCTCCGTTCTGCGTTGCCGTGGGAGACGTCCAGGGCGTGGTGGACTTCTACACCTCCCGGGGGGAGCTCCAGGATGCCATGCTGGTCGCACAGGCCGCCCAGGAGGGGGGGATAAAGGTTGGGCAGGCGACGGAGTACAATAACGCCGCGTACAACGGTGTGGCGGAGGATGGCGAGGACAGCTGGCCGCTCCTACACAAGACCAGCAGACGTTTGGCAGACTGGTACTTCCAGGACGGGCAGCCAATGAAGGCAGCCTGCTGTCATCTGGCTGTGGAAGACTACAGA ctTGCCATGTCCAAGTTGATCCGTGGGAATGAGCTGGAACTGGCCATCAGTCTTGGCACAACTATAGGCAAAACCCCTCGTCTTACCTACCTGGCCACAGAGCTACTGGCACAACGCTGCACACGCATCAACAGATG GGACTTGGCTGTGGAGATGTTGCAACGTTTGCCCAACAGTGAGGCAGCACTAGCCAGGTTCTGTATCAGCTGTTCTGGGGGATCGGCAGAAATAAATGATCTCCATGCAAAG GCTGGGTTCCCCGACATGGAGGAGTGTTACAGCAAGGCCCAGGCTCTACAGGAGGAGGGGGGGCAGGAGATGGATTCTGTCAAGTACTACCTCCTCTCAACATGTCCTGAGCAGGGCTTAGAGCTGGGTCTGAAAGTCGTCAAGG AGAGGATGACCACAGCTGGTTGGACAGTGCAGGATGTAGCAGAACTGGTGCAGTACATGGGCTGTACCAGGACAGACAAGCTGGATAGTCCAAAGTGTACCAG CCTTCGCAGTGAGCTGCTTACCATCAGTGCCTATGTCGGAGCTCTTCTAGCAGTGAGACGAGGGTACAGCGCCATTGTTCCCGCGCTCTTCCAGCAAACAAG TATGTTAGTGGACAAGGAAAACTCTAACTGGCCATTCAGCAAGGACCAAGTGGAAGAGGAGTTGACAGCATGGAAGGCTGAGCAAGTATTATCTAATGAAAG AGAGTTAAAGAAGGATTCCTCAGAGACGAGCGAGGTTGGTTTGAGGGAAGGTTACCAGAAGGCTCTACAGAGGCTGCTGAGGAAGGCTGGACAGGAGGAGCTGGACATTGAACCTGGGGCTGACCACTGCACGGGCTCCCATCTCCCCAGCCACTCTGATGTACATGTGTCCTTCCTATCCAAGACTAGAATACAG atattccaaacttttcttCACTTCAACACTCTAAGCTAA
- the LOC118422935 gene encoding proto-oncogene tyrosine-protein kinase ROS-like, with protein sequence MGPRYGSRTQLLYSDPSCLTPVDYNRTAQLNSSALPSILPLSLTPAEQLPACSGISLATVTYTVHYVLLNESETAKDCGNGLVCANKTTQSLLTSVTGLRPYSHYLVQISAHNFYTRKEPVLGPSTTLQTAIGVPSPAVNVSTTPMLPDWVDVFWSKPLVLNGPLEGIMYRVQYQTDPADGSGVQEIRDNVVPTPTGYKASIGGLRPARNYTFKVQTLRYKHQ encoded by the exons ATGGGTCCTCGGTACGGGTCAAGGACTCAGCTCCTGTACTCGG ATCCATCCTGCCTCACCCCTGTGGACTACAATAGAACAGCCCAACTGAATAGTTCAGCCCTCCCCTCCATCTTACCCCTTTCCCTGACGCCTGCCGAACAACTCCCAGCATGCAGTGGGATCAGCTTGGCAACCGTGACCTACACAGTACATTACGTCCTTCTGAATGAAAGCGAGACTGCAAAGGACTGTGGGAATGGACTCGTCTGTGCAAACAAG ACCACCCAGAGTTTGCTGACAAGCGTCACCGGATTACGGCCGTACTCCCACTACCTTGTCCAAATTTCCGCTCACAACTTCTACACCAGGAAGGAACCTGTTCTCGGCCCGTCTACAACTCTACAGACGGCCATCGGTGTCCCCTCTCCCGCTGTAAACGTCTCCACCACACCCATGCTTCCCGACTGGGTCGATGTGTTCTGGTCCAAGCCACTCGTACTGAACGGCCCTCTGGAAGGGATCATGTACAGGGTGCAGTACCAGACAGATCCAGCAGATGGCTCTGGTGTACAGGAGATTAGGGACAATGTGGTCCCAACACCCACAGGGTATAAAGCAAGCATAGGAGGACTGAGGCCTGCCAGGAACTATACATTTAAGGTACAAACCCTGAGATACAAACATCAATGA